A portion of the Bradysia coprophila strain Holo2 unplaced genomic scaffold, BU_Bcop_v1 contig_297, whole genome shotgun sequence genome contains these proteins:
- the LOC119078536 gene encoding retinol dehydrogenase 11-like: protein MSIVVNLSVHRLYAEKLCDRRYLNDEIKIDGKVVIVTGGSSGLGLETARNLAGRGGRIYIASRDERKGNRGAESIRKSTGNQNVQFIKLNLASLKSVREFSETFHKIEKRLDILINNAGTASAFEKTEDNFELNMAVNHLGHFLLTNLLLDLLKASAPSRILVVSSIAHQIGLIIRDNLNSEIYFPGIIKAYSNSKLANILFTRELSRKLENSGVTVNSLDPGISMSAIGSKLPSSIRIIFETLQQLIGRNPEHGAQTHLMLAVDQSVKNVSGKHFRDCIEQQPSYFARDKILARWFWADSAKLTKLYQPDK, encoded by the coding sequence ATGTCGATCGTTGTTAATTTGAGTGTACACCGGCTTTATGCCGAAAAGTTGTGTGATCGTCGATATTTAAACGATGAGATTAAGATCGACGGTAAAGTTGTGATTGTGACTGGCGGTTCAAGTGGATTGGGATTGGAAACTGCTCGAAATCTAGCTGGAAGAGGTGGACGAATCTATATTGCATCTCGTGATGAAAGGAAAGGAAacagaggagctgaaagtatTCGAAAATCCACTGGAAATCAAAACGTTCAGTTCATCAAACTCAACCTTGCATCTTTAAAATCAGTACGAGAATTTTCCGaaacatttcacaaaatagaaaaacgacTGGACATTCTGATCAACAATGCAGGAACTGCATCGGCATTTGAAAAGACCGAAGACAATTTCGAACTGAATATGGCTGTTAATCATCTGGGACATTTTCTACTCACCAACTTACTGTTAGACCTCTTGAAAGCGTCGGCACCTAGCAGAATTCTCGTTGTCAGTTCTATTGCACACCAAATTGGATTGATAATTCGCGACAATTTAAATAGTGAAATCTACTTTCCCGGTATCATCAAAGCCTACAGTAACAGTAAACTGGCCAACATTCTCTTCACGCGTGAACTGTCgcgaaaacttgaaaattcaggtGTAACGGTCAACAGTTTGGATCCAGGGATCTCAATGTCTGCGATAGGCAGCAAACTACCATCCAGTATtcgaatcatttttgaaactcTTCAACAACTTATCGGCCGCAATCCGGAACATGGTGCACAGACTCACCTCATGCTGGCAGTTGATCAGagtgtgaaaaatgtttctggaaaacattttcgagaTTGTATCGAACAACAACCATCATATTTTGCTAGAGACAAAATTTTGGCTCGCTGGTTCTGGGCTGACAGTGCAAAGTTGACAAAATTGTATCAACCTGATAAGTGA